From Tiliqua scincoides isolate rTilSci1 chromosome 2, rTilSci1.hap2, whole genome shotgun sequence, the proteins below share one genomic window:
- the GTSF1 gene encoding gametocyte-specific factor 1, whose translation MSYKGRYYLESPESQRQGYHSFLQDSISFCNMGIEDSYADSLDPEKLMQCPYDKNHQIRACRFPYHLVKCRKNHPDLVQKLVTCPFNARHQVPRAEISQHISSCDDKRCIEQDIASQLGNPRREINVVSSWQSPPCEEDWDKDLGNQSCSTFIWGQSHTELNSSRSNPAMGLKNHLGSGLRAPRSLPHTLPWKNCE comes from the exons ATGAGCTATAAG GGAAGGTATTATTTGGAGTCACCTGAATCCCAGAGGCAGGGTTACCATAGTTTTCTGCAAGATTCCATCAGTTTTTGTAACATGGGTATAGAAGACAGCTATG ctgaTTCTTTGGATCCTGAGAAACTCATGCAGTGTCCATATGATAAGAATCATCAAATCAGAGCGTGTAGGTTTCCCTACCACCTTGTCAAATGTCGTAAG AACCATCCTGATCTTGTGCAGAAACTAGTCACATGCCCATTTAATGCTCGTCATCAGGTCCCCAGAGCAGAGATCAGCCAACACATATCAAGCTGTGATGACAAAAGATGCATTGAGCAAGATATTG CGAGCCAGTTGGGTAACCCCAGAAGAGAGATTAACGTGGTAAGCTCATGGCAGTCGCCTCCTTGTGAAGAGGACTGGGATAAAG ATCTTGGCAACCAGTCATGTTCTACATTCATTTGGGGCCAAAGCCACACTGAATTAAACAG tTCTAGATCAAACCCAGCCATGGGACTGAAGAACCACCTTGGTTCAGGTCTGCGAGCCCCCCGGTCTTTGCCACACACACTACCTTGGAAGAATTGTGAGTAG